The Garra rufa chromosome 18, GarRuf1.0, whole genome shotgun sequence genome window below encodes:
- the LOC141291612 gene encoding cAMP-dependent protein kinase inhibitor gamma-like, translated as MMDVETSYSDFINCDRTGRRNAVPDIKGEAVTLGTSELTKDMAQMDLKVAEGDASGSPAPQAEASGSQDKQGTEGPS; from the exons ATGATGGACGTTGAGACGTCATATTCAGATTTCATAAACTGTGATCGTACAGGTCGCAGGAACGCAGTGCCAGATATTAAAGGAGAGGCAGTAACGCTGGGGACCAGTGAACTAACCAAAGACATGGCCCAGATGGACCTGAAAGTTGCAG AGGGAGACGCTTCTGGATCTCCAGCCCCTCAAGCAGAGGCATCTGGGAGCCAGGATAAACAGGGGACAGAGGGACCGTCATAA